A part of Fastidiosipila sp. genomic DNA contains:
- the rplQ gene encoding 50S ribosomal protein L17, producing the protein MPGYRRLGRETAARKSILKNLVTTLIVEGRVTTTETRAKEAARIAEQLITLAVREHNNFTTREILTSKAKLDDKGRKVLRTATSKNERKYDVVERELKKKTVQVDQPSRLAARRKIMAQMVETRNSEGKRINTVNHLFDTVAPRYRNRPGGYTRIVRIGPRRGDAAPMAILELVD; encoded by the coding sequence ATGCCCGGATACCGAAGGCTCGGCCGCGAGACGGCGGCGAGAAAATCAATTTTGAAAAACCTGGTCACCACCCTGATTGTGGAGGGCCGGGTGACCACCACCGAAACCCGCGCCAAGGAAGCGGCCCGCATTGCGGAGCAGTTGATTACCCTGGCGGTCAGGGAACACAACAATTTCACAACCAGGGAAATCCTGACGTCCAAAGCCAAGCTGGATGACAAGGGACGCAAGGTGCTGCGTACGGCCACCTCAAAAAATGAGCGCAAGTACGATGTAGTGGAGCGCGAACTGAAGAAAAAGACGGTCCAGGTGGATCAGCCCTCGCGCCTGGCAGCCCGCAGGAAGATCATGGCCCAGATGGTCGAAACCCGCAACAGCGAGGGCAAGAGGATCAACACGGTCAACCATCTGTTTGACACGGTGGCGCCCCGCTACCGCAACCGGCCCGGCGGTTATACGCGAATCGTCAGGATTGGACCGCGCCGGGGGGACGCCGCGCCCATGGCCATTCTGGAGCTTGTCGACTGA